In Perognathus longimembris pacificus isolate PPM17 chromosome 23, ASM2315922v1, whole genome shotgun sequence, a single genomic region encodes these proteins:
- the Haghl gene encoding hydroxyacylglutathione hydrolase-like protein isoform X3 produces the protein MKVKVIPVLEDNYMYLVIEERTREAVAVDAAVPKRLLEIVSREGVSLTTVLTTHHHWDHARGNAELARLQPGLAVMGADERICALTRRLAHGEELLFGAIHMRCLLTPGHTSGHMSYFLWEDESPDPPALFSGDALSVAGCGWRLEGTAQQMYQSLADILGNLPPQTKVFCGHEHTLSNLEFAQKVEPCNDHVRAKLSWAQKRDEDDMPTVPSTLGEELLYNPFLRVHQTSDSPACLPSQGGVHTSVHRPDSPGLGPRGALQGAGKVPACFRATAASGQGPPGSAVGPSEHTPAEVSPKGTPCLQDPPIPLLGDNTLSLQGWPQDFQALPGWLLSPAGLGGSQDLGGSQPRRLTVRVQLGLHVQIQPACRGSVL, from the exons ATGAAGGTCAAGGTCATCCCAGTGCTGGAGGACAACTACATGTACCTGGTCATCGAGGAGCGCACACGGGAAGCCGTGGCCGTGGACGCCGCCGTGCCCAAGCGG CTGCTGGAGATCGTGAGCCGGGAGGGGGTGTCTCTGACCACCGTGCTGACCACACACCACCACTG GGACCACGCCCGGGGAAACGCGGAGCTGGCTCGGCTACAGCCTGGGTTGGCAGTGATGGGAGCAGACGAGCGCATCTGCGCGCTCACCCGCAGGCTGGCACACGGCGAGGAACTGCTG TTTGGAGCCATACATATGCGCTGCCTTCTGACACCGGGCCACACCTCCGGCCACATGAGCTACTTCCTGTGGGAGGATGAAAGCCCAGACCCGCCAGCCCTCTTCTCTG GGGATGCACTGTCGGTGGCTGGCTGTGGCTGGCGCCTGGAGGGCACTGCTCAACAAATGTACCAAAGCCTGGCAGATATCTTGGGTAACCTGCCCCCCCAGACG AAGGTGTTTTGTGGCCATGAGCACACGCTGAGCAACCTTGAGTTTGCACAGAAAGTGGAGCCCTGTAATGACCACGTGAGAGCCAAGCTGTCCTGGGCACAG AAGAGGGATGAGGATGACATGCCTACAGTGCCTTCCACCCTGGGCGAGGAGCTCCTGTACAACCCTTTCCTGAGAGTTCA CCAGACCAGCGATTCCCCAGCCTGCCTTCCCTCACAGGGAGGAGTCCATACATCAGTTCACAGGCCAGACAGCCCCGGCCTGGGTCCTAGAGGTGCTCTGCAGGGAGCGGGCAAAGTTCCAGCATGCTTCCGAGCCACTGCAGCCTCAGGCCAGGGCCCTCCTGGCTCTGCAGTGGGGCCTTCTGAGCACACCCCAGCAGAAGTAAGCCCAAAGGGCACCCCTTGCCTCCAGGATCCTCCCATTCCATTACTTGGGGACAACACACTCTCTCTGCAAGGCTGGCCTCAGGACTTCCAGGCTCTGCCTGGTTGGCTGCTCAGCCCAGCTGGCCTTGGAGGCTCACAGGACCTTGGAGGATCACAGCCTAGGAGGCTCACAGTGCGGGTCCAACTGGGCCTGCATGTCCAGATTCAGCCAGCATGCAGGGGCTCTGTACTGTGA
- the Haghl gene encoding hydroxyacylglutathione hydrolase-like protein isoform X8, which yields MPVSAFAGLPEAGHTGHVGREGQPIQLPVTGTPSFQLLEIVSREGVSLTTVLTTHHHWDHARGNAELARLQPGLAVMGADERICALTRRLAHGEELLFGAIHMRCLLTPGHTSGHMSYFLWEDESPDPPALFSGDALSVAGCGWRLEGTAQQMYQSLADILGNLPPQTKVFCGHEHTLSNLEFAQKVEPCNDHVRAKLSWAQLWIPRWPVTLHVAGLSEAPRGDMGL from the exons ATGCCCGTCTCTGCATTCG CTGGTCTGCCGGAAGCTGGGCATACTGGACACGTGGGACGGGAGGGGCAGCCCATTCAGCTCCCTGTCACCGGGACTCCATCCTTTCAGCTGCTGGAGATCGTGAGCCGGGAGGGGGTGTCTCTGACCACCGTGCTGACCACACACCACCACTG GGACCACGCCCGGGGAAACGCGGAGCTGGCTCGGCTACAGCCTGGGTTGGCAGTGATGGGAGCAGACGAGCGCATCTGCGCGCTCACCCGCAGGCTGGCACACGGCGAGGAACTGCTG TTTGGAGCCATACATATGCGCTGCCTTCTGACACCGGGCCACACCTCCGGCCACATGAGCTACTTCCTGTGGGAGGATGAAAGCCCAGACCCGCCAGCCCTCTTCTCTG GGGATGCACTGTCGGTGGCTGGCTGTGGCTGGCGCCTGGAGGGCACTGCTCAACAAATGTACCAAAGCCTGGCAGATATCTTGGGTAACCTGCCCCCCCAGACG AAGGTGTTTTGTGGCCATGAGCACACGCTGAGCAACCTTGAGTTTGCACAGAAAGTGGAGCCCTGTAATGACCACGTGAGAGCCAAGCTGTCCTGGGCACAG CTTTGGATTCCCAGGTGGCCTGTCACGCTGCATGTGGCTGGGCTGTCAGAGGCGCCCCGTGGTGACATGGGCCTGTGA
- the Haghl gene encoding hydroxyacylglutathione hydrolase-like protein isoform X1: MKVKVIPVLEDNYMYLVIEERTREAVAVDAAVPKRLLEIVSREGVSLTTVLTTHHHWDHARGNAELARLQPGLAVMGADERICALTRRLAHGEELLFGAIHMRCLLTPGHTSGHMSYFLWEDESPDPPALFSGTCKLEPATPFLCTQPTFSDPSFSAGDALSVAGCGWRLEGTAQQMYQSLADILGNLPPQTKVFCGHEHTLSNLEFAQKVEPCNDHVRAKLSWAQKRDEDDMPTVPSTLGEELLYNPFLRVHQTSDSPACLPSQGGVHTSVHRPDSPGLGPRGALQGAGKVPACFRATAASGQGPPGSAVGPSEHTPAEVSPKGTPCLQDPPIPLLGDNTLSLQGWPQDFQALPGWLLSPAGLGGSQDLGGSQPRRLTVRVQLGLHVQIQPACRGSVL, encoded by the exons ATGAAGGTCAAGGTCATCCCAGTGCTGGAGGACAACTACATGTACCTGGTCATCGAGGAGCGCACACGGGAAGCCGTGGCCGTGGACGCCGCCGTGCCCAAGCGG CTGCTGGAGATCGTGAGCCGGGAGGGGGTGTCTCTGACCACCGTGCTGACCACACACCACCACTG GGACCACGCCCGGGGAAACGCGGAGCTGGCTCGGCTACAGCCTGGGTTGGCAGTGATGGGAGCAGACGAGCGCATCTGCGCGCTCACCCGCAGGCTGGCACACGGCGAGGAACTGCTG TTTGGAGCCATACATATGCGCTGCCTTCTGACACCGGGCCACACCTCCGGCCACATGAGCTACTTCCTGTGGGAGGATGAAAGCCCAGACCCGCCAGCCCTCTTCTCTGGTACCTGCAAGCTGGAACCTGCCACCCCCTTCCTGTGCACACAGCCTACTTTCTCTGACCCATCTTTCTCCGCAGGGGATGCACTGTCGGTGGCTGGCTGTGGCTGGCGCCTGGAGGGCACTGCTCAACAAATGTACCAAAGCCTGGCAGATATCTTGGGTAACCTGCCCCCCCAGACG AAGGTGTTTTGTGGCCATGAGCACACGCTGAGCAACCTTGAGTTTGCACAGAAAGTGGAGCCCTGTAATGACCACGTGAGAGCCAAGCTGTCCTGGGCACAG AAGAGGGATGAGGATGACATGCCTACAGTGCCTTCCACCCTGGGCGAGGAGCTCCTGTACAACCCTTTCCTGAGAGTTCA CCAGACCAGCGATTCCCCAGCCTGCCTTCCCTCACAGGGAGGAGTCCATACATCAGTTCACAGGCCAGACAGCCCCGGCCTGGGTCCTAGAGGTGCTCTGCAGGGAGCGGGCAAAGTTCCAGCATGCTTCCGAGCCACTGCAGCCTCAGGCCAGGGCCCTCCTGGCTCTGCAGTGGGGCCTTCTGAGCACACCCCAGCAGAAGTAAGCCCAAAGGGCACCCCTTGCCTCCAGGATCCTCCCATTCCATTACTTGGGGACAACACACTCTCTCTGCAAGGCTGGCCTCAGGACTTCCAGGCTCTGCCTGGTTGGCTGCTCAGCCCAGCTGGCCTTGGAGGCTCACAGGACCTTGGAGGATCACAGCCTAGGAGGCTCACAGTGCGGGTCCAACTGGGCCTGCATGTCCAGATTCAGCCAGCATGCAGGGGCTCTGTACTGTGA
- the Haghl gene encoding hydroxyacylglutathione hydrolase-like protein isoform X5, with product MKVKVIPVLEDNYMYLVIEERTREAVAVDAAVPKRLLEIVSREGVSLTTVLTTHHHWDHARGNAELARLQPGLAVMGADERICALTRRLAHGEELLFGAIHMRCLLTPGHTSGHMSYFLWEDESPDPPALFSGTCKLEPATPFLCTQPTFSDPSFSAGDALSVAGCGWRLEGTAQQMYQSLADILGNLPPQTKVFCGHEHTLSNLEFAQKVEPCNDHVRAKLSWAQKRDEDDMPTVPSTLGEELLYNPFLRVQEESIHQFTGQTAPAWVLEVLCRERAKFQHASEPLQPQARALLALQWGLLSTPQQK from the exons ATGAAGGTCAAGGTCATCCCAGTGCTGGAGGACAACTACATGTACCTGGTCATCGAGGAGCGCACACGGGAAGCCGTGGCCGTGGACGCCGCCGTGCCCAAGCGG CTGCTGGAGATCGTGAGCCGGGAGGGGGTGTCTCTGACCACCGTGCTGACCACACACCACCACTG GGACCACGCCCGGGGAAACGCGGAGCTGGCTCGGCTACAGCCTGGGTTGGCAGTGATGGGAGCAGACGAGCGCATCTGCGCGCTCACCCGCAGGCTGGCACACGGCGAGGAACTGCTG TTTGGAGCCATACATATGCGCTGCCTTCTGACACCGGGCCACACCTCCGGCCACATGAGCTACTTCCTGTGGGAGGATGAAAGCCCAGACCCGCCAGCCCTCTTCTCTGGTACCTGCAAGCTGGAACCTGCCACCCCCTTCCTGTGCACACAGCCTACTTTCTCTGACCCATCTTTCTCCGCAGGGGATGCACTGTCGGTGGCTGGCTGTGGCTGGCGCCTGGAGGGCACTGCTCAACAAATGTACCAAAGCCTGGCAGATATCTTGGGTAACCTGCCCCCCCAGACG AAGGTGTTTTGTGGCCATGAGCACACGCTGAGCAACCTTGAGTTTGCACAGAAAGTGGAGCCCTGTAATGACCACGTGAGAGCCAAGCTGTCCTGGGCACAG AAGAGGGATGAGGATGACATGCCTACAGTGCCTTCCACCCTGGGCGAGGAGCTCCTGTACAACCCTTTCCTGAGAGTTCA GGAGGAGTCCATACATCAGTTCACAGGCCAGACAGCCCCGGCCTGGGTCCTAGAGGTGCTCTGCAGGGAGCGGGCAAAGTTCCAGCATGCTTCCGAGCCACTGCAGCCTCAGGCCAGGGCCCTCCTGGCTCTGCAGTGGGGCCTTCTGAGCACACCCCAGCAGAAGTAA
- the Haghl gene encoding hydroxyacylglutathione hydrolase-like protein isoform X4 produces MPVSAFAGLPEAGHTGHVGREGQPIQLPVTGTPSFQLLEIVSREGVSLTTVLTTHHHWDHARGNAELARLQPGLAVMGADERICALTRRLAHGEELLFGAIHMRCLLTPGHTSGHMSYFLWEDESPDPPALFSGDALSVAGCGWRLEGTAQQMYQSLADILGNLPPQTVFCGHEHTLSNLEFAQKVEPCNDHVRAKLSWAQKRDEDDMPTVPSTLGEELLYNPFLRVHQTSDSPACLPSQGGVHTSVHRPDSPGLGPRGALQGAGKVPACFRATAASGQGPPGSAVGPSEHTPAEVSPKGTPCLQDPPIPLLGDNTLSLQGWPQDFQALPGWLLSPAGLGGSQDLGGSQPRRLTVRVQLGLHVQIQPACRGSVL; encoded by the exons ATGCCCGTCTCTGCATTCG CTGGTCTGCCGGAAGCTGGGCATACTGGACACGTGGGACGGGAGGGGCAGCCCATTCAGCTCCCTGTCACCGGGACTCCATCCTTTCAGCTGCTGGAGATCGTGAGCCGGGAGGGGGTGTCTCTGACCACCGTGCTGACCACACACCACCACTG GGACCACGCCCGGGGAAACGCGGAGCTGGCTCGGCTACAGCCTGGGTTGGCAGTGATGGGAGCAGACGAGCGCATCTGCGCGCTCACCCGCAGGCTGGCACACGGCGAGGAACTGCTG TTTGGAGCCATACATATGCGCTGCCTTCTGACACCGGGCCACACCTCCGGCCACATGAGCTACTTCCTGTGGGAGGATGAAAGCCCAGACCCGCCAGCCCTCTTCTCTG GGGATGCACTGTCGGTGGCTGGCTGTGGCTGGCGCCTGGAGGGCACTGCTCAACAAATGTACCAAAGCCTGGCAGATATCTTGGGTAACCTGCCCCCCCAGACG GTGTTTTGTGGCCATGAGCACACGCTGAGCAACCTTGAGTTTGCACAGAAAGTGGAGCCCTGTAATGACCACGTGAGAGCCAAGCTGTCCTGGGCACAG AAGAGGGATGAGGATGACATGCCTACAGTGCCTTCCACCCTGGGCGAGGAGCTCCTGTACAACCCTTTCCTGAGAGTTCA CCAGACCAGCGATTCCCCAGCCTGCCTTCCCTCACAGGGAGGAGTCCATACATCAGTTCACAGGCCAGACAGCCCCGGCCTGGGTCCTAGAGGTGCTCTGCAGGGAGCGGGCAAAGTTCCAGCATGCTTCCGAGCCACTGCAGCCTCAGGCCAGGGCCCTCCTGGCTCTGCAGTGGGGCCTTCTGAGCACACCCCAGCAGAAGTAAGCCCAAAGGGCACCCCTTGCCTCCAGGATCCTCCCATTCCATTACTTGGGGACAACACACTCTCTCTGCAAGGCTGGCCTCAGGACTTCCAGGCTCTGCCTGGTTGGCTGCTCAGCCCAGCTGGCCTTGGAGGCTCACAGGACCTTGGAGGATCACAGCCTAGGAGGCTCACAGTGCGGGTCCAACTGGGCCTGCATGTCCAGATTCAGCCAGCATGCAGGGGCTCTGTACTGTGA
- the Haghl gene encoding hydroxyacylglutathione hydrolase-like protein isoform X2: MPVSAFAGLPEAGHTGHVGREGQPIQLPVTGTPSFQLLEIVSREGVSLTTVLTTHHHWDHARGNAELARLQPGLAVMGADERICALTRRLAHGEELLFGAIHMRCLLTPGHTSGHMSYFLWEDESPDPPALFSGDALSVAGCGWRLEGTAQQMYQSLADILGNLPPQTKVFCGHEHTLSNLEFAQKVEPCNDHVRAKLSWAQKRDEDDMPTVPSTLGEELLYNPFLRVHQTSDSPACLPSQGGVHTSVHRPDSPGLGPRGALQGAGKVPACFRATAASGQGPPGSAVGPSEHTPAEVSPKGTPCLQDPPIPLLGDNTLSLQGWPQDFQALPGWLLSPAGLGGSQDLGGSQPRRLTVRVQLGLHVQIQPACRGSVL, translated from the exons ATGCCCGTCTCTGCATTCG CTGGTCTGCCGGAAGCTGGGCATACTGGACACGTGGGACGGGAGGGGCAGCCCATTCAGCTCCCTGTCACCGGGACTCCATCCTTTCAGCTGCTGGAGATCGTGAGCCGGGAGGGGGTGTCTCTGACCACCGTGCTGACCACACACCACCACTG GGACCACGCCCGGGGAAACGCGGAGCTGGCTCGGCTACAGCCTGGGTTGGCAGTGATGGGAGCAGACGAGCGCATCTGCGCGCTCACCCGCAGGCTGGCACACGGCGAGGAACTGCTG TTTGGAGCCATACATATGCGCTGCCTTCTGACACCGGGCCACACCTCCGGCCACATGAGCTACTTCCTGTGGGAGGATGAAAGCCCAGACCCGCCAGCCCTCTTCTCTG GGGATGCACTGTCGGTGGCTGGCTGTGGCTGGCGCCTGGAGGGCACTGCTCAACAAATGTACCAAAGCCTGGCAGATATCTTGGGTAACCTGCCCCCCCAGACG AAGGTGTTTTGTGGCCATGAGCACACGCTGAGCAACCTTGAGTTTGCACAGAAAGTGGAGCCCTGTAATGACCACGTGAGAGCCAAGCTGTCCTGGGCACAG AAGAGGGATGAGGATGACATGCCTACAGTGCCTTCCACCCTGGGCGAGGAGCTCCTGTACAACCCTTTCCTGAGAGTTCA CCAGACCAGCGATTCCCCAGCCTGCCTTCCCTCACAGGGAGGAGTCCATACATCAGTTCACAGGCCAGACAGCCCCGGCCTGGGTCCTAGAGGTGCTCTGCAGGGAGCGGGCAAAGTTCCAGCATGCTTCCGAGCCACTGCAGCCTCAGGCCAGGGCCCTCCTGGCTCTGCAGTGGGGCCTTCTGAGCACACCCCAGCAGAAGTAAGCCCAAAGGGCACCCCTTGCCTCCAGGATCCTCCCATTCCATTACTTGGGGACAACACACTCTCTCTGCAAGGCTGGCCTCAGGACTTCCAGGCTCTGCCTGGTTGGCTGCTCAGCCCAGCTGGCCTTGGAGGCTCACAGGACCTTGGAGGATCACAGCCTAGGAGGCTCACAGTGCGGGTCCAACTGGGCCTGCATGTCCAGATTCAGCCAGCATGCAGGGGCTCTGTACTGTGA
- the Haghl gene encoding hydroxyacylglutathione hydrolase-like protein isoform X6: protein MPVSAFAGLPEAGHTGHVGREGQPIQLPVTGTPSFQLLEIVSREGVSLTTVLTTHHHWDHARGNAELARLQPGLAVMGADERICALTRRLAHGEELLFGAIHMRCLLTPGHTSGHMSYFLWEDESPDPPALFSGDALSVAGCGWRLEGTAQQMYQSLADILGNLPPQTKVFCGHEHTLSNLEFAQKVEPCNDHVRAKLSWAQKRDEDDMPTVPSTLGEELLYNPFLRVQEESIHQFTGQTAPAWVLEVLCRERAKFQHASEPLQPQARALLALQWGLLSTPQQK, encoded by the exons ATGCCCGTCTCTGCATTCG CTGGTCTGCCGGAAGCTGGGCATACTGGACACGTGGGACGGGAGGGGCAGCCCATTCAGCTCCCTGTCACCGGGACTCCATCCTTTCAGCTGCTGGAGATCGTGAGCCGGGAGGGGGTGTCTCTGACCACCGTGCTGACCACACACCACCACTG GGACCACGCCCGGGGAAACGCGGAGCTGGCTCGGCTACAGCCTGGGTTGGCAGTGATGGGAGCAGACGAGCGCATCTGCGCGCTCACCCGCAGGCTGGCACACGGCGAGGAACTGCTG TTTGGAGCCATACATATGCGCTGCCTTCTGACACCGGGCCACACCTCCGGCCACATGAGCTACTTCCTGTGGGAGGATGAAAGCCCAGACCCGCCAGCCCTCTTCTCTG GGGATGCACTGTCGGTGGCTGGCTGTGGCTGGCGCCTGGAGGGCACTGCTCAACAAATGTACCAAAGCCTGGCAGATATCTTGGGTAACCTGCCCCCCCAGACG AAGGTGTTTTGTGGCCATGAGCACACGCTGAGCAACCTTGAGTTTGCACAGAAAGTGGAGCCCTGTAATGACCACGTGAGAGCCAAGCTGTCCTGGGCACAG AAGAGGGATGAGGATGACATGCCTACAGTGCCTTCCACCCTGGGCGAGGAGCTCCTGTACAACCCTTTCCTGAGAGTTCA GGAGGAGTCCATACATCAGTTCACAGGCCAGACAGCCCCGGCCTGGGTCCTAGAGGTGCTCTGCAGGGAGCGGGCAAAGTTCCAGCATGCTTCCGAGCCACTGCAGCCTCAGGCCAGGGCCCTCCTGGCTCTGCAGTGGGGCCTTCTGAGCACACCCCAGCAGAAGTAA
- the Haghl gene encoding hydroxyacylglutathione hydrolase-like protein isoform X7 produces MKVKVIPVLEDNYMYLVIEERTREAVAVDAAVPKRLLEIVSREGVSLTTVLTTHHHWDHARGNAELARLQPGLAVMGADERICALTRRLAHGEELLFGAIHMRCLLTPGHTSGHMSYFLWEDESPDPPALFSGDALSVAGCGWRLEGTAQQMYQSLADILGNLPPQTKVFCGHEHTLSNLEFAQKVEPCNDHVRAKLSWAQKRDEDDMPTVPSTLGEELLYNPFLRVQEESIHQFTGQTAPAWVLEVLCRERAKFQHASEPLQPQARALLALQWGLLSTPQQK; encoded by the exons ATGAAGGTCAAGGTCATCCCAGTGCTGGAGGACAACTACATGTACCTGGTCATCGAGGAGCGCACACGGGAAGCCGTGGCCGTGGACGCCGCCGTGCCCAAGCGG CTGCTGGAGATCGTGAGCCGGGAGGGGGTGTCTCTGACCACCGTGCTGACCACACACCACCACTG GGACCACGCCCGGGGAAACGCGGAGCTGGCTCGGCTACAGCCTGGGTTGGCAGTGATGGGAGCAGACGAGCGCATCTGCGCGCTCACCCGCAGGCTGGCACACGGCGAGGAACTGCTG TTTGGAGCCATACATATGCGCTGCCTTCTGACACCGGGCCACACCTCCGGCCACATGAGCTACTTCCTGTGGGAGGATGAAAGCCCAGACCCGCCAGCCCTCTTCTCTG GGGATGCACTGTCGGTGGCTGGCTGTGGCTGGCGCCTGGAGGGCACTGCTCAACAAATGTACCAAAGCCTGGCAGATATCTTGGGTAACCTGCCCCCCCAGACG AAGGTGTTTTGTGGCCATGAGCACACGCTGAGCAACCTTGAGTTTGCACAGAAAGTGGAGCCCTGTAATGACCACGTGAGAGCCAAGCTGTCCTGGGCACAG AAGAGGGATGAGGATGACATGCCTACAGTGCCTTCCACCCTGGGCGAGGAGCTCCTGTACAACCCTTTCCTGAGAGTTCA GGAGGAGTCCATACATCAGTTCACAGGCCAGACAGCCCCGGCCTGGGTCCTAGAGGTGCTCTGCAGGGAGCGGGCAAAGTTCCAGCATGCTTCCGAGCCACTGCAGCCTCAGGCCAGGGCCCTCCTGGCTCTGCAGTGGGGCCTTCTGAGCACACCCCAGCAGAAGTAA